In Solirubrobacterales bacterium, the DNA window CCCGAACCTGAACAGATCGCAAAACCGAAAACCAAGGAGATGAAGGATGTCCTTTCTCGTTGATTCACCCTGGCTGTACGGGATCGGCAAGGCTTATGCCGAGCGGACCGAGGAACCGGAGAATGAGGAAAAGGCCCTGAAACTGGGAGCCGCCACGATCGCCGCTTTCTGGGGTTTGAGCGTCCCCCTGTACCTGAATCAGCGCTGGACCACACCGGTGTGGAAGGCATGCCTCGCCCGGAGTGGCCGCGACTGGATGGTGAACTCGGGTGTCCTCAGGATCGACCCGGAGGAGATCGGCCCGCGGGGCCACGCCGTCGCTGCCGGCCTCTTCGCCACCTATCCGTTGTGGCTGTGGCTGGGATACCGGCATGGCCGCAGGTCCCGGGCTTCCGGCCGGGCCGATACCTGAGGGCGGGACGGTGAGACCCCTCGCCGACCCCCGGTTCCCGGATGTAGCCACCGATCGAGGGCACTACGAGAGCTGGTATCTCAAGGCCGGGGATCGAGACCGCGGGCTCGCCATCTGGATCCGGTACACGGTGCACAAGCGGCCCGGCCGGCTACCGGAGGGATCGCTCTGGTTCACCCTGTTCGACGTCGAGGCCGAACGACCGTTCGCGGTGAAACAGACCGCCGGTCCGGGATCCGCGATCCCGGGAAGCGGCTGCTTTCTGGAGGTCGAGGGACTGGGGAGTTTCGGTCCCGACCGGGCCGCAGGGACGATCAGCGGGATGGATCGCGAGGCTTCATGGCAACTGGAAATCACCGGGACGGAAGCACCGCTTGAACACCTGCCGTCACGGCTGTACGAAACCGGTTTTCCCCGGACCAAGCTGCTCACGGTGCAGCCGGCGGGGCGTTTTTCCGGGACGGTCGAAGCCGGCGGCCGGAAGGTCGAGCTGGACGGCTGGCCCGGGATGATCGGACACAACTGGGGTGTCCGGCACGCCGAGCGCTGGATCTGGCTTCACGGCACCGATTTCGAGGGCCGGGGTCCCGACACCTGGATCGATCTGGCCTGCGGGCAGTTGCGGATCGGTCGATGGACCACCCCCTGGGTGACCAACGGTGCGGTCAGCATCGACGGTGACCGTTTTCGGCTGGGCGGGATTCTCAAGTCCCTGCGCGGATCACGGATCCGGCCGGAAAGCGGCGGCGGCAGGATCACGGTCGGAAGTGACGGTCTCGATCTCTCGGCGCGGATCAGCGCTCCGGCCGGGAACACGGTCGCATGGGTCTACGCCGATCCCGACGGATCGGAACATCACACCCTGAACTGCTCCATCTCCGGACTGGAAGTGACCGCCAGCGGTACCGGCCGGGAACCGGTTGAACTGAGAACCGCCACCGGGGCCGCCTACGAGTACGGCAGCCGCGACTTTACCCACGGGATTCCGGTCGAGCCGTTCACCGACGGCTGAGGCCGGATCGGTCAGAAACCGGCCGCTCGGGGCAACTCGATGCCCAGCGCCTCAAGCACCGTCGGGTGCTCGAGGCTTGGCGCGACGAGGTCGGCATCCGAAAGGTCGATTCCGGGGACCGACGGCACCCCGATGACGAACAGTCCGGCGGCGATCCCTGCGCCCACACCGGAGGGAGAGTCCTCCAGGGCGAACACCCGCTTCGAAGGCTCAACCCCGAGGCGAAGACATCCCTCCAGATACGCATCCGGCGCCGGTTTCGCTTCCGGCACCTCGTGGGCGGAGATCACCACGTCGAACGGCATACCGGTGACCGCCATCTCGTGCGACCGCTCGATGAAACGACGGGGGGAGTTCGAGACCAGGCCGACCGGCACCCGCTCCCGGCGGAGCAGCTCGATCAGTTCGAGCGACCCCACCATCGGGTCCACCCCGCCCTCGAGTTCGGCCAGGACGAGCTCATCGAGTTCCGCGATCAGCTGATCCTCGCGGCCCGGTTCATCGAGAAAGTCGGCGAGCTTCATTCCGGCGACCGCTGCCGGGGACCCGACCAGGCTCCGCTTGTGGTCGATCGTGAACTCTCGCCCACGGGCTTCGAACAGTCTCTGCTCGCCACGCGACCAGACCGCCTCGGTGTCGAGCACCAGGCCATCGTTGTCGAAGAGCACGGCTTCCGGAAACGGCATGTCGCCCAGACTAGCGTCAGGTCTGTGTGCGGGGGTGCTCCAGACCTGCGGACAACTCACACCAAGCCTCTAGTATTTCGGGTCGAGGGCGCGACTGACGGGCGGTTTGCGGGTTAGGGAGAGAGCAGTCGGGAAGAAATTGATGAAGCCGCGGGGAAAACTGGAAAGAGCGCATGCCGAAGCGAGGCTCGACGGTCGCGTCGCCCTGCTCCTGGCCATGGTCCTGCTGGCTGTGGGCCTGATCGGCTCCACCGGGGCCTCGATCGCCTTCGCTGCCGCGGGACCATCGGCCGTGGATGCCGGTACTGGATCGGCCAGCACCCCACCGATGGTTCTGCCCGGTTCCGCTGCCGGAATCTCCCGCTCCGGTTCGGTCACAGACCCCTGCATCACATGCGGTAGCTGGATCATCGGGGCCGTTCCGGGTCCGATCGGCCAGCGAGTGGCTGTCCGCCATGGTGCCGATCCGGTCGCTTCCCGGCTGGGGATCTTCCGGATCCGGCGTGCCGATGCCGCCGGACTGGCGCGGGATCTCGACCGTTCCGGACGGTTGCGGTTCGCCGAACCCGACGTTGCGGTCCGTCCGGCCGGATACCCGCCGGATCTCCGGGCCGGACAGCAGACCTGGCTCGACCAGATCGTCAATCCGGTCGACACCACCCCGCCACAGGTCGGCACGACCAGCCCGATGCTGGGCTTGATCGAGCAGGGAATCGATCCCTCCCACCCGGATCTGGTCAAGGCCAACCTGACCGGAGCCAAGCCGAGCGGGACCCTCACCCTGGACAGCCACGGGACCGCGGTGGCCGGCATCGCCGGCTCGCCCGGCGCAGACGGTGGAATTCGCGGGGTTCTGCCCGGGGCCAGAATGCAGTACTTCCCTGCCGGCGCCAGCTGCGCCACCGCGGCGGCCTCGGTGGTTGACGCGTCGAGGGCGGGCGCCAGGGTGATCAACATGAGCTACACGATGCCCAAGTGCTACACCCACTATCTGGCCACCCAGTACGCGGTGAGCCGTGACGTTCTCCCGGTTGCAGCTGCCGGCAACACCGGAGACCAGGGCAATGCGGTCCAGTGGCCGGCGGCCGATCCACATGTGCTTTCGGTCTCCGCAGTTGACGGTGACAACCTGATCGCGCCCTTCTCGACCCGCAACCGGAAGGTGGACATCACCGCCCCCGGCGACCGGGTCATCGCCCCGGTGACCACCTCCGGAGGCTCGAGCTCGGACGGAACCGAAATCACGGAGCATGTCTGGGCCCTGGTGAGCGGAACCAGCTTCTCCGCCCCGATGGTGGCTGCTGCCGCCACCTGGATCCGCCAGGTGCGGCCGGGATACTCTGCCGCCCAGACGAGACAGCTCCTGCTCCGCTCCGCGACCGATCTTGGCCTTTCCGGCCGGGATCCGCTCTACGGGAACGGTCTCCTGGATATCGACCGCGCCCTGATCGGTCCCCGGCCGCCCGACGATCCCTTCGAGCCGAACGATGACATCGCCCTGCTCAAGGGGACCGGACTGATTCCCGGGACCGGGCCGCTCTGGAAGCCGGGAGGACGACGGGTGGTGCGGCTGCGGGCGACGCTTTCGGCGGCCAAGGATCCGGTGGACGTCTACCGGATCCGGATTCCGGCCCGCAAGCGGATCCTGGTCATGGCATCCCAGATCGAAGGCGACGTCCGCATCACGGCACTGAAGCCGAACACCCGAACCCTGAAGAAGACCAGGGGCAAGGTCATCATCAAGTCGGACAGGCCGCATCCCCGCACCGAGGGAATCAAGGTCGGAAACCTCCGCCGCAAGTCACAGGAGATCTGGCTGGCGGTCACCCCCGGCCGGAAGGCCCGGGAAGATCACGCCACCTACCGACTGACCATCCACCCCACTCGCTGAACCGCAAGCTTTCGACAGCGGGTTTCCCGCATCATGGGACTGACAAAGCTCCCCTCGACGGCTGCTGGTTCATCTCGATGCCACGGGTTTGCTCCCGATCCGTCCCAACCGCCAACCCGGAGGCAGGAACGAACCCTCGGACCAGTCGCTCGGGGGGGGACGGTCAGCAAGAGAGGGCGCCACCTGGCGCCCTCTCTGTGAAGCGGTATGTCGCCGTGGCTACCTGTTCTGCCACTTCGGCTTGCGCTTGCCGAGGAAGGCGGAGATGCCCTCCTTGCCGTCCTCGCTGAAGAAGACCGTGGCGAAGCCCTGCTTCTCGGCGTCGATCCCGGCATCCGGGTCGCCGCCGTCGAAGGAAACCTGCTTGACCTGCTCCACCGCCAGCGGTGCCTGACCGGCCAGGCGACGGCCCCAGTTCAGGGCGACATCAAACAGCTCGTGGTCCGGGACCACCCGGTTGACCAGCCCGAAATCCTCGGCCGTGTAGGCCGAGATCGGGTCGCCGACCGTGTTCATCTCGAGCGCCCGGGCGCGACCGATCAGCCGCGGCAGACGCTGGGTGCCACCGAAACCGGGGATGATTCCCAGCTTGATCTCGGGCTGACCGAACACGGCCGCCTCCGCCGCGAGACGGAAGTCGCAGGCCATCGCCAGCTCGCAGCCGCCACCGAAGGCGAGCGAGTTGACCGCGGCGATCGTGACCACCCGGTGCTTGCCGAACTCCTTGAGCAGCTCGTGACCCCCGTTGATCAGGGCGGCACCGGCCTCGACGTCGAACTTGGTGAACGCCTTGATGTCGGCACCGGCCGAGAACACGGCCGGGTTGGCCGAGGCGATCACCATCGCGCCGATCTCCTCGTTGGCCTTGACCCGCTCCCAGACGGTCGAGAGGTCCTCGATCACCTGGGGTGAGATCGCGTTCATCGGCAGATTGTTCAGCCAGGCGATCGCCACGTTGCCGCGGGTCTCCAGCTTGACCTTCTCCGGCTGGTCACCCTCGTCCGGCTGCGGCCAGGCGTAGAAGCCCTGGCCGGAACCGAAGCCGAGACGACCCTGGGCGACCAGACGCTTCAGCGTGACCGGCACCGGGAACCGCTCGTCACCGTACTTCTCGTTGAGTCGCTCGATCCGCTCCAGGGAGACATCGAGGCCGTCGATATCGGCCTTCCAGAAGGGCGGGAAGAGTCCGCGCGGCGGCGCCATCCCGGCTCCGGCCATCATCCCGAAGTCGATGTCGCGGACCGAGCAGACACCCTCCTCGAGCAGCAGGCAGGACTCGATCAGGGCCTTTGCCAGGAAGAGATCGGTCAGTTCCTGCGGGTCGGCATCGGCGTCACCCGGAACGTTCGGCTCGCCATCCTTGTAGAGACCCTCGCCACCGGTCTTGGCGCCGAGCTTGCCCTCACCGACCAGCTTCTTCATCCCCTGGTGGGAGTAGAAGCGCTCACCGTAGGACTCGGAGAGGTGCTCCGCCACGTGGGACACGGTGTCGAGACCGAGCATGTCAACCAGGATGAAGGGACCCATCGGGGCGACGTTGGCCGCGCCGACACCCTCGTCGATCTTCTTGATCGAGAGACCGCGCTCCTCCTGGGCCCGCCAGATCTCGCCGACCGCGGAGTTGAGGATCCGGTTGACCACGAAGCCGGGAACCTCGCCACAGGTGATCGGCTGCTTGCCGATCGCCATCGCGAAGTTGGAGGCGACCTGGACCGTCTCGGGGCTGGTGTCGTCGCCGACGATCACCTCGACCAGCGGCATCACCGATGCCGGGTAGAAGAAGTGGAAGCCGACCACCTTGTCCGGGCGGATCGTCGCTTCGGACATCTCGGAGATCGAGAGGCCGGAGGTGTTGGAGGAGATGATCGCGTGACCCGGGGTGACCGCATCGAGCTCGGCGAACACGGCCTGCTTGATCGCCATCTTCTCGGGGACGGCCTCGATCACGAAGTCGACATCACCGAACTCGTCGTAGGTGACCGTGCCGGTCACCAGACCGAGGACCTCGGCCAGACGGGCGTCGGCCTCCTCCTGGGTCATCCGGCCCTTCTTGACCCGTCCGGCCAGCTGGCCGGCGGTCACGTTCTTGACCTCTTCGATCGCGTGATCGACGAACTTCTGGTCGACGTCCTTGACTACGACGGGAATGTCGGATGCGGCGATCGCCTGTGCGATCTGACCGCCCATAGTGCCGCCACCAACGACGGCTGCCTTCTGGACAAACATGAGGTTTCTTGATCCTCCGGTTGGTTGGGGTAAGTCTGTGTGAGAGAAAGTTGACTCGCGAGTCAACAGGGCAGCCGTAAGGCTATAGATTCGGCCGTGATCCGCGGATTGCGCGGTAGTTGGCCGCGGTCCGACATCGTAGGAACCCGCGTGACCTCCGACCGGGCCGCCCGGAGTCGACCGACCGGCACCTGATACCGTCCACCCTGTCGGTTGGCCGCCATCGGCTGCCGAGAGGTTCTGTTCCTGCCTTCGCAACACGCGTTTTCGGGGTAGCCGGATCTCACCCTCCCCCTCACATTCAGGAGCAGTACATGAGTTCTCCCACGTCCTTTTCCGGACTCGGCGTATCCGAGCCCGTGGTCAAAGCCCTCCGCGAGCGCGGTATCGAAAACCCCTTCCCGGTCCAGAGCCAGGTGATCGAGGACGTCCTCGACGGCGATGACGTCCTGGTCCAGTCGCCGACCGGTTCCGGCAAGACTCTTGCGTTCGGAGTCCCGCTGGTCGACATGATCGAGGCCTCCGCCCGGCGGCCGGCCGCGCTGATCCTCGCCCCGACCCGTGAGCTCGCCTCCCAGATCGTTGACGAGATGGAGTCGATCTGCCGCGCCCGGGCGCTCTCGATCGCCGCGGTCTACGGCGGGGTCGGCCTGCAGGCCCAGGGCAAGCGGGCCGCCCGCGCCCACATCGTGGTCGCCTGTCCCGGACGGCTCGAGGATCAGCTTCAGCGTGGAGCATTCAGCCTCGATCACGTCCGGCACCTGGTGCTCGACGAGGCCGACCGGATGCTCGACATGGGCTTCAAGCCTGCGGTTGACCGGATCGTGAAGCGTCTCACCCCGGAGCGCCAGACGCTCTTCTTCTCCGCCACCCTGGAAGGTCCCGCCGGTCAACAGGCCCGGGCGTACACGGTCGACCCGAAGGTCCACGTGAATCAACCGCGGGCCGAGGATCGCGGCCGGATCGAACACCGGTTCATTCACGTCAGCCATGAGGCCAAGGTGGAGACCCTGATCGGCGAGCTGGAAGGCTCCGAGCGCGGACGCACCCTGGTCTTTGTGCGGACCAAGCACGGCGCCGACCGACTGGTCAAGCGACTCGGCAAGCGCAGCTCGGTCAAGGCAGTCGCGATGCACGGAAACCGCTCCCAGAGCCAGCGCCAACGTGCCCTGGCCGATTTCGAGCGGGGCAAGGTGGACACCCTGGTCGCGACCGACGTCGCCGCCCGCGGAATCGATGTGGCCGACGTGACCCACGTGATCAACTTCGACCTTCCCCCGGACCAGGACACGTTCGTCCACCGGGTTGGTCGTACCGCCCGGGCCGGAAATGACGGGATCGGAATCAGCTTCGTGATGACCGACCAGTCGAGGGACATGTGGAAGATCGCCCGGTCGCTCGGCCTGGACGAGGAGCTCGCGGCGTCCGGTGTGCCGACCTCCGGTCCCTCCGGAAAACCGGAATCGGGAGGAGGGCGACAGCGACCTCAGCGGCCCGCAGCCGGTCGGAACGGTGGCGGATCGGGACGTGGCCGGGGCCGGCGATCGGGTCAGGGACGGCGGCGCAACCGCTGACCGGGCCTGCCGGGGCAGCCTCCATCGGCTCTGACCCTGCTACCCTGCGCGCCAAGGCCGGGCAAACCGTCCGGCAAAAGTCGTGCGTAGCGCTCGCAGTCGTTGCTTTTCAGCATCCTCCGCGTTTGCAGCACAAAGTACGTGGAGGAAGTAATGCCTACTGGCACAGTGAAGTGGTTCAGTGACGAGAAGGGATTCGGTTTCATCACCCCCGATGACGGATCCAAGGACGTTTTCGTCCACCACACCGCGATTCAGTCCGACGGCTTTCGCACCCTCGCCGAGGGCGCCAAGGTGAGCTACGAGGCCGAGGACGGACCCAAGGGACCCGCCGCGGCTTCGGTCGAGCCGATCTGAGCCGGACCCGAAAGCTGTATCGAAGAACCCGCCTTCCGGCGGGTTCTTCGTTTTAAGCAGGAATTTCCGGGTACATACCGAATCACAGACCCGTCTGTGCGGTTAGCAACAATAGGCTCATGAGTTCACGTTTCCACGTAAGAGAAAGGGTTTTCGGCGGACGCCGCAGCAGGTCCTCCCGCCCGGATCGGCCCGTTCCCGGTCGTGGATCGGACCCGGCTTTCGGCGACGGAACCATCGTGACCACCTCGCCGGGAGGGGCTGCCGCATCCCTGACTCATGGTTCCGATCCGGTCACTCTGGACACCGTGGCCTGGGATCAGCCCGAGAAATCGGCTTCCTACCTGATCCCCGGACGCAAGCGGCTGCTGATCGACACCGGTTCCGCGATCTCGGTCGGCAACCTGCTGCGGGCACTGGACGAACTTGATGTGGACCGGATCGAGTACGTCGCCCTCACCCACTCCCATCCGGACCAGGCGGGTGGCGCCGGTGAGATCGCCCGGCGCTTCCCCGAGGCGACCTTTCTCGCCCATCCCGGCTCGGCCACCTGGCTCAGCGAGCCCGACCGGCTGGTCGCATGCATGAAGTCGATGGGGGGAGCCAACACCGTCAAGATGTTCGGAACCCCCTCCCCGGTCCCGGAGGACCGCATCCGCAAGGTCGTCGACGGCGACACCATCGATCTCGGTGACCGCCAGATCGAGGCGATCGCCGCCCCCGGCCACACCGCCACCCAGCTGGCCTGGTTCGACCGGAGCAACGGAGCTCTCTTCTGCGGCGACGCACTCGGGGTCAGGATTCCGGGCAGCCATGCGGTGCGTCCGGCCACCCCGCCCGTCGACTTCTCGCGCAGCCGCTCGCTCGAATCGATCGAGCGGCTCCGCCGGACGGATGCACAGTCGGTCTGGCGATCGCACTTCGGACCCTCCGAGGGAAGCCTCGAGGTCGAGTGTGACCGGGCGGTCGAGGCACTCGACCGGTGGCACGACTCATTCCTTGAGCAGTGCGGCAAGGCCGATGGCGACGAAGACCTGAACCGCAGGTTCAACGCCTCGCTGGAGGCGAAGCTCGAGCCGGTGGCCCCGGCGGTGCGCCGGAGTCTGGAGTTGATCAGCCCCGCCTGGCTGAACCTGGCCGGGATGAGGGGCGACCGGGACCGCGAGGATTCCGCCCGCGGACGCCTGACCGACGCCGCCTGAGTCGCTTCCTACCGCTCGGATTCGATCTGTCCCGGGACCCTCGCCGGGGGACGACGGTACCTGGCCGGAGTGCGTGACAGCCGGATCGGACTGGCCGGCAACCGGACCTGGCCACCGTCCTCGTACCCGACCGTGACGATCGGATCCAGGCCGAGGTCCGAGGCAAGCCTGAACGCCTCTCCGATGTCGTTGACGCGGCCGGCCGGGACCCGAACCCGGGCGAGCCGTTCGGTCCAGTGGTCGACCGGCCTTTCGCGAAGATGGAGTTCCAGCTGATCCCGCAGCGAGTCCCGGTTCGAGACCCGCAGTTCATTGCTGCGGTATCGGTCGTCATCGGCCAGATCCGGGACCCCGAGCTCCTCGCAGAGATCCCGGAACTGGCGGTCGTTGCCAACCGCCAGGACGAGGTCGCCATCGGCCGCGGCATAGGCCGAGTACGGGGCGATCGAGGGGTGATCGTTACCCATCCGTCCGGCGACCACCCCACCCGCGGTGTAAGCCGCCGACTGGTTCACCAACGAGGCCAGCAGGGAGGAGAGCAGATTGATGTCCACCCGCTGTCCCTCACCGGTGGCGTCGCGATGGCGGAGCGCCGCGAGAATCCCGATGCCGGCAAAAAGACCGGCCAGCACGTCAACCATCGCCACCCCGACCTTGCGCGGTGGCTCCCCGGCACCCCCGGTGATGCTCATCAGTCCACCCACCGCCTGGGCCAGGAGGTCGTATCCGGGCATCGCCCTGCCCTCCCCGTCCCCGAACCCGGTGATCGAGCAGTAGATCAGGCCCGGATTCAGTTCCTTCAGGGCCTCGTAGCCCAGTCCCAGTGAGTCCATCAGCCCGACCCGGA includes these proteins:
- a CDS encoding HAD family phosphatase, producing the protein MPFPEAVLFDNDGLVLDTEAVWSRGEQRLFEARGREFTIDHKRSLVGSPAAVAGMKLADFLDEPGREDQLIAELDELVLAELEGGVDPMVGSLELIELLRRERVPVGLVSNSPRRFIERSHEMAVTGMPFDVVISAHEVPEAKPAPDAYLEGCLRLGVEPSKRVFALEDSPSGVGAGIAAGLFVIGVPSVPGIDLSDADLVAPSLEHPTVLEALGIELPRAAGF
- a CDS encoding S8 family peptidase, yielding MKPRGKLERAHAEARLDGRVALLLAMVLLAVGLIGSTGASIAFAAAGPSAVDAGTGSASTPPMVLPGSAAGISRSGSVTDPCITCGSWIIGAVPGPIGQRVAVRHGADPVASRLGIFRIRRADAAGLARDLDRSGRLRFAEPDVAVRPAGYPPDLRAGQQTWLDQIVNPVDTTPPQVGTTSPMLGLIEQGIDPSHPDLVKANLTGAKPSGTLTLDSHGTAVAGIAGSPGADGGIRGVLPGARMQYFPAGASCATAAASVVDASRAGARVINMSYTMPKCYTHYLATQYAVSRDVLPVAAAGNTGDQGNAVQWPAADPHVLSVSAVDGDNLIAPFSTRNRKVDITAPGDRVIAPVTTSGGSSSDGTEITEHVWALVSGTSFSAPMVAAAATWIRQVRPGYSAAQTRQLLLRSATDLGLSGRDPLYGNGLLDIDRALIGPRPPDDPFEPNDDIALLKGTGLIPGTGPLWKPGGRRVVRLRATLSAAKDPVDVYRIRIPARKRILVMASQIEGDVRITALKPNTRTLKKTRGKVIIKSDRPHPRTEGIKVGNLRRKSQEIWLAVTPGRKAREDHATYRLTIHPTR
- a CDS encoding enoyl-CoA hydratase-related protein translates to MFVQKAAVVGGGTMGGQIAQAIAASDIPVVVKDVDQKFVDHAIEEVKNVTAGQLAGRVKKGRMTQEEADARLAEVLGLVTGTVTYDEFGDVDFVIEAVPEKMAIKQAVFAELDAVTPGHAIISSNTSGLSISEMSEATIRPDKVVGFHFFYPASVMPLVEVIVGDDTSPETVQVASNFAMAIGKQPITCGEVPGFVVNRILNSAVGEIWRAQEERGLSIKKIDEGVGAANVAPMGPFILVDMLGLDTVSHVAEHLSESYGERFYSHQGMKKLVGEGKLGAKTGGEGLYKDGEPNVPGDADADPQELTDLFLAKALIESCLLLEEGVCSVRDIDFGMMAGAGMAPPRGLFPPFWKADIDGLDVSLERIERLNEKYGDERFPVPVTLKRLVAQGRLGFGSGQGFYAWPQPDEGDQPEKVKLETRGNVAIAWLNNLPMNAISPQVIEDLSTVWERVKANEEIGAMVIASANPAVFSAGADIKAFTKFDVEAGAALINGGHELLKEFGKHRVVTIAAVNSLAFGGGCELAMACDFRLAAEAAVFGQPEIKLGIIPGFGGTQRLPRLIGRARALEMNTVGDPISAYTAEDFGLVNRVVPDHELFDVALNWGRRLAGQAPLAVEQVKQVSFDGGDPDAGIDAEKQGFATVFFSEDGKEGISAFLGKRKPKWQNR
- a CDS encoding DEAD/DEAH box helicase, translated to MSSPTSFSGLGVSEPVVKALRERGIENPFPVQSQVIEDVLDGDDVLVQSPTGSGKTLAFGVPLVDMIEASARRPAALILAPTRELASQIVDEMESICRARALSIAAVYGGVGLQAQGKRAARAHIVVACPGRLEDQLQRGAFSLDHVRHLVLDEADRMLDMGFKPAVDRIVKRLTPERQTLFFSATLEGPAGQQARAYTVDPKVHVNQPRAEDRGRIEHRFIHVSHEAKVETLIGELEGSERGRTLVFVRTKHGADRLVKRLGKRSSVKAVAMHGNRSQSQRQRALADFERGKVDTLVATDVAARGIDVADVTHVINFDLPPDQDTFVHRVGRTARAGNDGIGISFVMTDQSRDMWKIARSLGLDEELAASGVPTSGPSGKPESGGGRQRPQRPAAGRNGGGSGRGRGRRSGQGRRRNR
- a CDS encoding cold-shock protein, with product MPTGTVKWFSDEKGFGFITPDDGSKDVFVHHTAIQSDGFRTLAEGAKVSYEAEDGPKGPAAASVEPI
- a CDS encoding MBL fold metallo-hydrolase, encoding MSSRFHVRERVFGGRRSRSSRPDRPVPGRGSDPAFGDGTIVTTSPGGAAASLTHGSDPVTLDTVAWDQPEKSASYLIPGRKRLLIDTGSAISVGNLLRALDELDVDRIEYVALTHSHPDQAGGAGEIARRFPEATFLAHPGSATWLSEPDRLVACMKSMGGANTVKMFGTPSPVPEDRIRKVVDGDTIDLGDRQIEAIAAPGHTATQLAWFDRSNGALFCGDALGVRIPGSHAVRPATPPVDFSRSRSLESIERLRRTDAQSVWRSHFGPSEGSLEVECDRAVEALDRWHDSFLEQCGKADGDEDLNRRFNASLEAKLEPVAPAVRRSLELISPAWLNLAGMRGDRDREDSARGRLTDAA
- a CDS encoding CoA transferase, translating into MTSTPRSEDPPGPDKQDSALEGLRVADFSRVLAGPFATMILGDLGADVVKIERPGSGDDTRAWLPPQDEHGVATYFLSVNRNKVSQVVDLRDPDGQEEARRLIADSDILVENFRVGLMDSLGLGYEALKELNPGLIYCSITGFGDGEGRAMPGYDLLAQAVGGLMSITGGAGEPPRKVGVAMVDVLAGLFAGIGILAALRHRDATGEGQRVDINLLSSLLASLVNQSAAYTAGGVVAGRMGNDHPSIAPYSAYAAADGDLVLAVGNDRQFRDLCEELGVPDLADDDRYRSNELRVSNRDSLRDQLELHLRERPVDHWTERLARVRVPAGRVNDIGEAFRLASDLGLDPIVTVGYEDGGQVRLPASPIRLSRTPARYRRPPARVPGQIESER